A region from the Aphis gossypii isolate Hap1 chromosome 1, ASM2018417v2, whole genome shotgun sequence genome encodes:
- the LOC114129896 gene encoding uncharacterized protein LOC114129896 isoform X4, producing the protein MATLKKNSVVVTQPMRRAMIGSSPLKSPLIKRPPSASVTLQGWLYKQGSEGLMLWKKRWFVLSEYCLFYYKNEEEEKLLGSILLPSYKISPCCPSEDKVYRKFSFKAEHDNMRTYYFAADTRELMVQWMNALSLASILQQNNGRYNERNNTKRSHYINQLDAMDSGFLSSSFYSTPRSYYNNDISYKAQNNQIAQPLYANAPPKPRRVTEPHEDHPQIAQPQYKPLSLVQNLNRSQLNNSERRTPDTYGRHDVKYSNHSEYEEVIDEYVPSPVKYREKKYSYRPHSADFLEYDVRRAYQTPTPSTNSSYKSPEYYNTVKHVKRPKSSLDFVDNSDSYWSENAYAEKMRQASQSLSKETNLNRTTALSLRQLGIYLNDIKAEPVDGSSAQMKSHRNYIKEQEKRWSEYVNSFNRSASARVARNADKRNYEQNEHKRSTSLQRRNSIDSRDKERKSQQREESMKRLLDWKQRMLQSTLTRKSSGSSNRGSAQNELSKYYKKITDSRLKNEEKTIVNCTNNFYNSKYNNDSFSYSKNDLTIENDFNYSDDEEVKERESQVDTPVSAVKNVHEITPDSKYTNTINFYTKPVIKQNLSDETASSTNSYFKDDTLLVDSRHSDSGYDTLQMGSVLSSKDPDIDRLLKFDFGKKTNGIQNLIKNFEFNDMKEPLQSSSYSSNEAQISSLKKEDIRYSTAQNPQSVRDLLANFEKKNERCVFSDTETLLYETSSDTEPIEPIIPNSKRTEALSTDEDDPEVVDVLRQKADPNDEQYYLPMTPSKKSALEEDISKSKLVIVDTEDQENYVEMTQNSKPILAPSPKLDKKSHYEYIAYKNNSNYEPVYTEVKNKMLPDILKSSTNVNNSIKSDSSDADDEASKDLDSLDTPCHPRFSLSDTFRPASYYLGAATNEDTHDSSDSDLVSPPPMNFDKDNELKSIRKKMESLIQSASESDSDSGKKEKQTAFSGDLDSIGSRNGMYEIDINLDDYLDKQNIEECDRFYENYCKSLESRRLENSEPLPGAPYYYSDISNGNLRSLTPEPQGAEGFTMRRRSRSLEGVIDDSVYCNLEPRKCTSPKEAISRLLRTAEMKSPRATELAIVNLPLRSRSLDNLDAEPEKKTGRQSADILNSKRNEAMYVNEAVFDRHKEYKDDYRSVKKGRCKSGSQSFLEEGLYPMTRPPSMEQLDREKLRQWDLMSTVPAVMLGATRVYSRTSERQVILTPAESNTRPPSLSRRSDETPTSSPVSGCGSAIGQGPVHREYQEINKMINETMGSKNIYSSNRNIRNSQWNLTVSAGELLGQTHEELVLLLIQLRRQRVSICKAMEMCHNDIETQTRLTELDTPTKIENLQRLDELKKHLLELEKQYEKGKPLVNLVDNMVKLGSLYQAGSALENPDGLSTPTILKERLEFNDKVQEKRLLAEENKEWQRIKPNVNDLQEKVDRLYDLDQLMLEESGNLLHLRQDKELLEKALGGLRHKMQGVHSPAEEERYRRQQHVLERELSSVRSVLANNSKKLEETVASNARLESELVVLRQKLQSSRRVPDTGAGGPTVAALEAELRRVQLLVGDLQRQREDLSVQVRQLTEKSNTLSMQMNSDENEIRGKKRPANDSWIETDLDDSIQEDKKFNTPREKPQEIKTVRIVKRESERRQRDRDKCGGNIGLPLTSVSVKCVPVIEEPDYRIEDNYVKKLSAQEQLFGTTNPENISYDMYPNYSVEDRSMLPKDDAPLSPVYQSEAARQIVQELSKKDQNYNIEQNESLTKRLVPREKRRHHTVTSVRPFSITEPYNRDGGWRARDDVDMERALRPGAPDVVRSTMNKTDPAKFSAETIDSILGTPGKICIPERYIPESAPVSPDERKKRMHKAEAIRKMLSESTPILTTGTTVFLILMYVYLLIDYYLEGENDEYTTVGRKKMIEEKKQRDHLLQLNQILAQQVMEKSKSVALNAMAQVGNIKRYSLDDDERELSPEEPLPLYQQRENFYS; encoded by the exons aaCTCTGTTGTGGTCACCCAACCTATGAGAAGAGCTATGATTGGATCTAGTCCTTTAAAATCGCCTCTGATCAAAAGACCACCATCTGCTTCTGTTACATTACAAGGTTGGCTTTACAAGCAAGGAAGTGAAGGTTTAATGTTATGGAAGAAACGGTGGTTTGTTCTTTCTGAATActgtcttttttattataaaa ATGAAGAGGAAGAAAAACTTTTAGgttctatattattaccttcttataaaatatcccCGTGTTGTCCATCAGAAGATAAAGTTTACAGAAAATTTAGCTTTAAAGCTGAGCATGATAACAtgagaacatattattttgctgCAGATACCAGAGAACTTATGGTTCAGTGGATGAATGCTTTAAGCTTGGCATCAATTCTACAACAAAACAATGG caGGTATAATGAACGAAACAACACAAAACGATCCCATTATATTAATCAGTTAGATGCTATGGATTCAGGATTCTTAAGTTCATCTTTCTATTCAACACCACGGTCATATTACAACAATGATATATCTTACAAAGCTCAAAACAATCAAATTGCTCAACCTCTTTATGCCAATGCGCCCCCAAAGCCAAGACGTGTGACTGAACCACATGAAGATCATCCTCAAATAGCTCAACCCCAGTATAAGCCATTATCCCTAgtccaaaatttaaataggtctcaattaaataattctgaaCGTCGAACACCTGATACATATGGACGTCATGATGTCAAGTATTCTAACCATAGCGAGTATGAAGAGGTTATTGATGAATATGTACCAAGCCCTGTTAaatatagagaaaaaaaatattcttatagaCCTCATAGTGCagattttttagaatatgaTGTAAGACGTGCCTATCAGACACCGACCCCAAGCACTAATTCTTCATATAAATCTCcagaatattacaatacagtaAAACATGTTAAAAGACCAAAATCTAGTTTAGATTTTGTAGATAATTCAGATAGTTATTGGTCAGAAAATGCATATGCAGAAAAAATGAGACAAGCTTCTCAGAGTTTGAGTAAAGAGACAAATTTAAATCGCACAACAGCTTTATCATTGAGGCAACTTGGAATTTATCTGAATGACATAAAAGCTGAGCCAGTAGATGGGTCTTCCGCACAAATGAAAAGTCatcgaaattatattaaagaacAAGAAAAAAGGTGGAGTGAATATGTTAACTCATTTAATAGGTCAGCTAGTGCTAGAGTTGCTAGGAATGCTGATAAGCGTAATTACGAACAAAATGAACATAAAAGAAGTACTAGCTTACAAAGAAGAAATAGCATTGACTCTAGAGATAAAGAACGAAAATCACAGCAG agagAAGAATCTATGAAACGTCTTTTAGATTGGAAACAACGAATGCTTCAATCTACTTTAACTCGCAAGTCTTCTGGGTCTTCTAATCGTGGTTCAGCTCAAAATGAATTATCtaagtattacaaaaaaataactgatagTCGacttaaaaatgaagaaaaaactattgtaaattgtactaATAATTTCTACAATAGCAAGTATAACAACGACAGTTTTAGTTATTCTAAGAATGACTTGACAATTGAAAATGATTTCAACTATTCTGATGATGAAg AAGTTAAAGAAAGAGAAAGTCAAGTAGACACTCCAGTATCAGCAGTAAAAAATGTCCATGAAATCACCCCAGACTCAAAATACACcaacacaattaatttttataccaaaCCAGTAATCAAGCAAAATCTATCTGATGAGACTGCAAGTTCaacaaattcttattttaaagatgatACATTATTAGTAGATAGTAGACATTCAGACAGTGGATACGACACTTTACAAATGGGAAGTGTTCTTTCATCTAAAGATCCTGATATTGATCgtctattaaaatttgattttggtaAGAAAACAAATGGAATAcaaaatcttattaaaaactttgaatttaatgatatgaAAGAACCACTTCAGTCATCTTCATATAGTTCTAATGAAGCACAAATTTCTTCATTGAAAAAAGAAGATATTAGGTATTCAACAGCCCAAAATCCTCAATCTGTAAGAGACCTATTagcaaattttgaaaaaaaaaatgaacgttGTGTATTTAGTGACACAGAAACACTGCTATATGAAACATCAAGTGATACAGAACCTATTGAACCTATTATACCAAATTCAAAGCGCACTGAAGCACTATCAACGGACGAAGATGATCCAGAAGTTGTAGATGTGTTAAGACAAAAAGCTGATCCAAATGACGAACAGTACTATTTACCTATGACACCATCCAAAAAGTCAGCATTAGAAGAAGATATTTCTAAATCTAAGTTAGTGATCGTTGATACTGAAGATCAAGAAAATTATGTTGAAATGACACAAAATTCTAAACCCATACTTGCTCCATCACCTAAACTAGacaaaaaatcacattatgaatatattgcttataaaaataattctaattatgAACCAGTTTATACagaggtaaaaaataaaatgttacctGATATTCTCAAGTCATCtactaatgttaataattcaatCAAATCAGATAGCTCAGATGCTGACGATGAAGCCTCAAAAGATTTAGACTCACTTGATACCCCTTGTCATCCTAGATTTAGTTTATCTGATACATTTAGACCTGCTTCTTATTATTTAGGAGCTGCAACTAATGAAGATACCCATGACTCTTCAGATAGTGATTTAGTTTCTCCACCACCCATGAACTTTGATAAAGACAATGAGCTTAAatctattagaaaaaaaatggaatcaCTTATACAATCTGCTTCTGAATCAGATTCTGATTCtggtaaaaaagaaaaacaaacagCCTTTAGTGGAGACTTGGATTCAATTGGAAGTAGAAATGGCATGTAtgaaatagatataaatttagatGATTACCTTGATAAACAGAATATAGAAGAATGTGATAGGTTCTATGAAAATTATTGCAAAAGTTTAGAGAGTAGACGATTAGAAAATTCTGAACCACTACCTGGTGccccttattattattcagacaTTTCAAATGGAAATCTGAGATCACTGACTCCAGAGCCACAAGGTGCAGAAGGATTTACAATGCGTCGTCGAAGTCGTTCACTTGAAGGTGTAATTGATGATAgcgtttattgtaatttagaaCCTAGAAAATGTACCTCTCCTAAAGAGGCAATATCACGATTATTACGCACCGCTGAAATGAAATCACCTAGAGCAACTGAATTGGCTATTGTAAATTTACCATTGAGGTCAAGGTCTTTAGATAATTTGGATGCTGagcctgaaaaaaaaactgggcGTCAAAGTGCTGATATTTTGAATAGCAAAAGAAATGAAGCGATGTATGTTAATGAAGCAGTATTTGACCGTCATAAAGAATATAAGGATGATTACCGGTCTGTTAAGAAGGGTAGATGCAAGAGTGGATCCCAGTCTTTTTTAGAGGAGGGCCTATACCCGATGACCCGGCCACCATCAATGGAACAACTGGACAGGGAGAAACTAAGACAGTGGGACCTCATGTCCACTGTCCCTGCCGTGATGTTGGGTGCAACGCGCGTGTACAGTCGTACTTCAGAGAGACAAGTGATATTGACGCCTGCCGAATCAAACACAAGGCCGCCATCGCTAAGTCGCCGTTCAGACGAAACACCAACAAGCTCGCcag tgTCCGGTTGCGGATCAGCGATTGGACAAGGTCCAGTTCATCGAGAGTACCaagaaatcaataaaatgataaatgaaaCAATGggcagtaaaaatatttattccagtaatagaaatattaga aATAGTCAATGGAACTTGACAGTTTCTGCTGGTGAGCTTCTAGGCCAAACGCATGaagaattagttttattattgattcagTTAAGAAGGCAAAGAGTTTCTATTTGTAAAGCAATGGAAATGTGCCATAATGATATTGAGACCCAG acaaGATTGACTGAGCTGGATACTCCAACTAAAATAGAAAACTTGCAAAGATtggatgaattaaaaaaacatctgTTGGAACTTGAAaaacaa tatgaaAAAGGAAAACCTCTTGTAAACCTTGTTGATAATATGGTAAAATTGGGTTCATTGTATCAAGCTGGATCTGCTCTTGAAAATCCTGATGGACTCTCTACACCAACTATATTAAAAGAGCGCCTGGAGTTCAATGATAAAGTACAAGAAAAACGTCTACTAGCAGAAGAAAATAAAGAATGGCAACGAATAAAACCAAATGTTAACGATCTACAGGAAAAAGTTGATAGATTATATGATTTAGATCAATTGATGCTAGAAGAATCtggaaatttattacatttaagacAAGATAAAGAATTATTAGAGAAAGCTTTAGGTGGCCTTAGGCATAAAATGCAAGGTGTTCATAGTCCAGCTGAGGAGGAACGTTATAGAAGACAGCAACATGTATTGGAACGTGAATTGAGCTCAGTTAGATCCGTATTAGCTAATAATTctaag AAACTGGAAGAAACAGTTGCATCAAATGCAAGATTAGAATCAGAATTGGTAGTCTTACGACAAAAACTGCAGTCTTCAAGACGCGTACCAGATACAGGCGCAGGAGGTCCAACTGTAGCTGCACTAGAAGCAGAACTTAGAAGAGTACAATTATTAGTTGGAGATTTACAACGGCAACGTGAAGATTTAAGTGTTCAAGTTCGACAGCTTACAGAAAAATCAAACACATTATCTATGCAAATGAATAgtgatgaaaatgaaataaggGGTAAGAAAAGACCTGCAAATGATTCATGGATTGAAACAGATTTAGATGACTCAATTCAAGaggataaaaaat TTAACACTCCAAGAGAAAAACcacaagaaataaaaacagtgaGAATTGTCAAAAGAGAATCAGAGAGGCGACAGAGAGATAGAGATAAATGTGGTGGTAATATTGGTCTTCCGTTAACAAGTGTTAGTGTTAAATGTGTACCTGTTATTGAAGAACCTGACTATAGA ATTGaagataattatgttaaaaaactaTCAGCACAAGAACAATTATTTGGCACAACAAACccagaaaatatttcatatgatATGTATCCAAATTATAGTGTTGAAGATCGTTCTATGCTTCCAAAAGATGATGCACCTTTATCACCAGTATATCAGAGTGAAGCAGCCAGACAAATTGTACAAGAATTATCGAAAAAAgatcaaaactataatattgagcAAAATGAATCATTGACCAAAAGACTGGTACCAAGAGAAAAGCGTAGACATCACACTGTCACAAGTGTTAGACCATTCTCTATTACAGAACCTtacaat agAGACGGTGGTTGGAGAGCTCGAGATGATGTAGACATGGAACGAGCTCTAAGGCCTGGTGCTCCTGATGTGGTTCGATCTACAATGAATAAGACTGATCCTGCAAAATTTAGTGCAGAAACCATAGATAGTATATTAGGAACACctggaaaaatatgtataccagAACGTTATATTCCAGAATCGGCTCCTGTGTCGCCAGACGAACGCAAAAAGAGAATGCACAAAGCTGAAGCTATTAGAAAAATGTTGTCAGAATCTACTCCTATACTTACTACAGGTACAACTGTgttcttaatattaatgtatgtatacttattgattgattattatttagaaggAGAAAATGATGAATACACTACCGTCGGTAGAAAAAAGAtgattgaagaaaaaaagcaAAGAGACCATTTGTTACAATTGAATCAAATACTGGCACAACAAGTTATGGAGAAGAGCAAATCAGTTGCTT tgAATGCAATGGCTCAAGTGGGTAATATAAAACGGTATTCACTAGATGATGATGAACGAGAATTATCACCAGAAGAACCTCTTCCATTATACCAGCAAAGAGAAAACTTTTATTcttaa